A window of Candidatus Binatia bacterium genomic DNA:
TTCAGACCGTGCGGCAGGCGCGGAACGATAGTGCGCCTGACCGCTGGTCGCGGATAATTCCAATTGCGATCGTTGGGCTCACCCTGGTGAACTACCTGATCAACAACGTCGACAACGCCAGGCAGAACGAGAGGGTGATGGAGAAGCTGGAGAACCTGGACAAATTGCTGAATGCCAGCGCCTACGCCCCGGAGGCCAGATGAGGTCCGGCAAAGGGCTGCACGCCGTGCTCACGTTGCCGATCGGAGTCGCGGTGGCGCTTCTGCTTCCGGCCATCGGCATGGCGGCAATCGAGGAGATCGACGCCTCGGCTCGCTTTCATCTCGGCGATAACGATACCAAGCTCGACGGCCATCGGCTGGCGCTCATGCAAGCCAAGCGCACCGCGCTCGAGAAGGCTGGAACCTACGTGGAAAGCATCTCGGAAGTGAAGGACTTCCAACTCACCCGCGACGAGATCCGCACCTATTCGGCGGGCATTCTCTCGGTCGAGGAAACGCAGGAACCGAAGTGGGAGATGGTCGGGCGCAATCTCGAGGTGACCGTCTACGTCAGGGTGCGAGTCGACAGGGACGACGTGGCGCGCAAGATCGCCACACTTCGCAAGGACAAGGACGCGACGCTCGAACTGAAGGAGGCGCGCCAGAAACAGTTGGAGAACGAACGCAAAATTGCGGATCTGAACAAGAAGCTGCGGAAGGCGAAGAAGGGCGCGCCGGCGACCGAGCGCGCCAAGGTCGAGCGCAGCGAGGCCATGACCGATTTCGACACGTCGACGCTCATGGCCCAGGCCGCCGTTGCAAAGCGATTCTCCGCGAACTCGTACGACGCCGCGAAGGGATACTTCCAGCACAATATCGTTCCCGCCGCCGGGGCGTGTTACCACAATCTCAAGCCCAAGGGGCAAAGCGCACAATCCGGGACGGACAACGGACTCCTGGTGCTGGCCGCTCCGGCATTGGCTCTGGCAATTCGCACGTCACGGATGAAGTATTCCGAAGGCAAGCAAAAGGAGGGGTCATGAAACGTGTGGGAATAGTGCTCGTGGGGTTGAGTCTCGCACTCGCGACGGCGCGCGCCGCATCCGAAGAGGCTGCGGCTGTTCCCAGGGAGGTCCGCGATTCCACGCAGATCTTCACCGAACGGATGATGGTCGTGAAGGGCGAGGGAGCGGCACCGTCGGATCGCCCGCTCAGTGGCGGCCAGAAGCGCCTCATGGCACTGCGGGCCGCGAAAGTGATCGCACTGCGCGAGCTTGCCGAGACACTTTCGGGCGTGCGCGTTGCCGGGGAAACCTGCGTCCAGGACGCGGCCGCCAAGAGCGACCAGGTGAAGGCCGCGGTGGACGGCGTAGTGCGCGGTGCCGAGGTCGTGCACGAGTCGTATGACGAGCGCACCGAGGTCGGGACGGTATACGTGCGCATCAGTCTCGACGGACCCAACGGATTGGCGCGCAGTCTGCTGCCCAAGATGATCGAACAGAAGGCGATCGACATCCCTGCGGCACCGAAGTTCGTTCCACCGCCCGCCGCACCACCGCCCGCCGGCGCGACGGTCGTGGACGCGCTCATCGTGGACGCCAAGGGAAGGGACTTCCGCCCGGCGCTGGTCAACCGCATCGTCGCCGGCAACGGCAGCGTGCTCTTCGAGCCGAGCAAGATCGCGCCCGAGATCCTCGCCAAGAAAGGCTGCGGCGATTACACCGACGATCTGGGCAAAGCCAGGGCCATCCTCGCCAGTCATGGCGCCAAGAGCCCGTTGGTCATTCAGGTCACCTCGGTGGTACGTTCGACTGACGCGCAGATCTCGGAGGGCGATGCGGCGGCGATCTTCACCGCGAATCAGAAAGGCAACTTCCTCGAGGCTGCCCAGGTCGTGTTCGTGTTGTGAGCTGTGGCCCGGACTGCCCGCGAGCAGCGGAGGGTTTCCGATCCAGCGCCCGCACTCCCGTGAACCCGTGATCCACATCCGACCGATACTAGTGGCAAGCGCGCTCATCGCCCTCGCCTCCGGCCTCGCCGGTGCCGCGGAGCCGAGCCCGTTCACCTCCACCTTCGTCGCACGCTGGAACCTGACCCACGGCAGATATCTGGTCGATATCGGCGAGTACCTGGAAGCGATCGAGGCCTTCGACACGGCGATCGAGATGGCGGATGCCGCGGAAGTACGAAGCGATGCGCAGCTCCAGAAGGCCTCGGTGCTCTCTCTGTTTCTCGACGCTCCCGACGAGTCGGTTGCGGTGTACGAAGCGCTGCTGGCGCGCGACCCTGCCTCGGCCGCCGCCGAGGCGGCGCTGTTGCGTGCGGGCATGGTTCTCTTCGACCGCGGTCAGTACGCGCGCGCCGCCACCTATTTCGACCGCTACGTGCAGCGCTATCCCAACGGCGCCTCGCGCGGCAGCGCGGAGTTCCTGCTGCGCCAGAGTCGCGCACGCAGCGAGACCGCACCGGCACCGTCGATCGCATTGCCGACCGCGACTGCATCACCGGCCTTACCGCCCAGCCCGACGGCGGTGCCCGGCCGCATTCCCACCGAGACTGCGCGCTCGACGCACGTGCCGACTGCCGCTGCCCCGGCCGCCACGCCAACGGCGCCGGTGAGTCCGCGGCCAACCCCGGTTGCCGCGCCGGCTGCGCTGCCCCCGTCCATCGAGGAAGTCCGAATCCGCGTGTTCAAGGGGCACAAGAACGTGCGCATCGAAGCCGACAGCACGCTGACGCTGACTCCCGCGCTCGCCGGCGGGCGCGCCGTCGAGCTCACCGCGCGTGGCGGACTCGTCAGTGTGGACGGGCAAGAGGGAGTTCCCGAGGTGACCATCGGTGCGGAACGCGACCTGACGCTGCGCGCCGGCGGCAGTGTGCGTCGTTACCGCGGTCGTCTTACGGTGCGCGCCGACGGAGGAACGCTGCTGATTGTCAATCGCGTTGGCATCGAGGAGTACCTGTACGGCGTCGTCACCAAGGAGTCGGCAGCGTCGTGGCCGCCGGAAGCGCTCCAGACGCAGGCCATCGCCTCGCGCACGTACGCCCTGTATCAAGTGCAGCATCGCCGGGAACGCGGATGGGACATGGTCGACGACGAGGGCTCGCAGGTCTACGGGGGCGTCGATGGCGAGAGTGCGTCGGGACGGCGGGCGGTCGACCAGACACGCGGCCAGGTGCTGGTTTACCGCGGTCGACCGATCTATGCGATGTTCACGTCTAACACCGGGTGGTACACTGGCGATCCGAAATTCATCTTCGATCAGCCGCTGCCCTATTTGAATGCGGTGCCAGACCCATACAGCCCGAGTGAACAATTGGGGCGATGGACTCGTACCTACAGTACAGAGCAGATGCGGCGGGCGCTGGGCGACATCGGCGTGCGGCTCGGACCCATTCGCGCCATCGAGCCGCGCGTCACCTGCCCGTCAGGCCGCATCGTTCGCGTGGCGATCGAGGACGATAGCGGCGCCCACCTCATGCGGACACGTCCCACGCTCGGCCGTGCCCTCAAGCTGCCCGAGATTCTCGTGGAGATACGTCGCGACGGGGATCGCTTCGTCTTCGCCGGCGGCGGCTTCGGCCACGGCGTCGGCCTGTCGCAATGGGGCGCGAAGAACATGGCAAGCAAGGGACATACGGCGCGCGACATCCTGGCCTTCTACTACCGGGGCGCAGAGCTGACGACGCTGACCGGCGAACCATAGGGTTTCCGGGCGCGGGCGCACCGCCTTGCGATTCGGGACCTTGCACCTGGGACTTTGGACTGTCGCATTCCCCGCAGGCATAGCGGACGGGAATGCGAGGAGGGGGACTTGAACCCCGAGAAAGATGCAGATGTGAAGGCCGAATTTACCACCGAAAACCGCCAAGAACCCCCATCAACCCCCAGAAATTGTGCCCCCGGGGGCACAATTCCAAGACCGAAGAAATCGACAAAGCCGTGAGCACGCGTGCTTGGGCAGCTCGTGTATCAGCAGCAGCGATACGGATCGATCATTCCAGAAAGTGAA
This region includes:
- a CDS encoding LPP20 family lipoprotein; translation: MKRVGIVLVGLSLALATARAASEEAAAVPREVRDSTQIFTERMMVVKGEGAAPSDRPLSGGQKRLMALRAAKVIALRELAETLSGVRVAGETCVQDAAAKSDQVKAAVDGVVRGAEVVHESYDERTEVGTVYVRISLDGPNGLARSLLPKMIEQKAIDIPAAPKFVPPPAAPPPAGATVVDALIVDAKGRDFRPALVNRIVAGNGSVLFEPSKIAPEILAKKGCGDYTDDLGKARAILASHGAKSPLVIQVTSVVRSTDAQISEGDAAAIFTANQKGNFLEAAQVVFVL
- a CDS encoding SpoIID/LytB domain-containing protein; amino-acid sequence: MASALIALASGLAGAAEPSPFTSTFVARWNLTHGRYLVDIGEYLEAIEAFDTAIEMADAAEVRSDAQLQKASVLSLFLDAPDESVAVYEALLARDPASAAAEAALLRAGMVLFDRGQYARAATYFDRYVQRYPNGASRGSAEFLLRQSRARSETAPAPSIALPTATASPALPPSPTAVPGRIPTETARSTHVPTAAAPAATPTAPVSPRPTPVAAPAALPPSIEEVRIRVFKGHKNVRIEADSTLTLTPALAGGRAVELTARGGLVSVDGQEGVPEVTIGAERDLTLRAGGSVRRYRGRLTVRADGGTLLIVNRVGIEEYLYGVVTKESAASWPPEALQTQAIASRTYALYQVQHRRERGWDMVDDEGSQVYGGVDGESASGRRAVDQTRGQVLVYRGRPIYAMFTSNTGWYTGDPKFIFDQPLPYLNAVPDPYSPSEQLGRWTRTYSTEQMRRALGDIGVRLGPIRAIEPRVTCPSGRIVRVAIEDDSGAHLMRTRPTLGRALKLPEILVEIRRDGDRFVFAGGGFGHGVGLSQWGAKNMASKGHTARDILAFYYRGAELTTLTGEP